The DNA segment TTCCCTGGGCGACGACGACTCGTTCGGTTTCCGGCTGGGTGTCTCGGTTGTCGGTCATCCTCGTAACTCCTCGTCGATATCCGCCTGCGTAAAGTCGAAAAACTCCTCACTGTCTGGCAACGCCACGTCGATCACGTCGAGCCGCGTCTGGCGACCCTGTGAGTCGAACGCTTTCCAGTCGCTCCGTCGGTAGGGAGCACCGATGATGATGTGGACGCTGCCTCGGCCGAACGTCTCGAGGTCGGCCTGACTCGGCCGGATGACGCCGTTTGGATGTGAGTGGACGCTCCCGAGCGCTTTGACGTCGTTCGGAATCGAACTCGTTTTGACGGTTGCGCTGACGCTGTTTGCCTCCGTTCCCGGCACGATCAGGATGTCGGTGATGACCAGGCCGTCACGGTCGAGACCGAGTTGTGTCGCCTCGGTCCCGCGAAGGAACCCCATGTACTCGTTGGGGTGGGTGGCTTCAGAAGACTCGAGCGCGAACTCGAGGGTTTCCTCGGCGATGCCGAGAATTTCGCTCGAGCGAAACAGCGCATCCAGCAATCCCATGTCACATCGTCGGGGCCTGACGTTGCTAAACGTTCCGGAAGCGTTCCAGCCCGTCGAAGATGGGTTAACAAGCGTTATACGCACCGGAACCAAACAACCGATACCGATGACACGTGATTCCGCCGGATGTTCCGGCGAAGACGGAGATGTTTCCGTCGTCTACGATCTCGCTGCCGATTGTACCGCTTCCGACGTCGAACCGGACACACCGTATCTCGCCGAAATCAACGGCATCGTCGAATACGGCGTTTTCGTCGACCTCTCAGACACCGTTTCGGGACTCGTTCACGAGTCCGTCCTCGAGGGCACGTTCCGCGTCGGTCAGGAACTCGTCGTCGAACTCGAGGAGGTTCGTGACAACGGCGATATGGCATTTCAGCCCGTTGATATCGACCTCGAGGACGACGAGTACACGCTCGAACCGGTCGACCACGAGTATCCGCTAACCGGCACTGATCGCCTCGAGGCTAACGTCGGCGAGCAGATACACCTCGAAGGCGAAATCGTCCAGGTCAAACAGACCGGCGGCCCAACGATCTTTCACATCGCCGACGAGGACGGCGTCGTCCCCTGTGCCGCCTTCGAGGAGGCCGGGGTTCGCGCCTATCCGAGTCTCGCAGTCGGTGACGTCGTTCGCGTGACTGGCACGCCGGAAAACCGCGAGGGATCGGTCCAGATCGAAGTCGACGGCCTCTCCACGCTCGAGGGGGACGATGCTCGTGACGCCCGTGACCGACTCGAGGCCGCCCTCGAAGAACGTGCACAGCCACACGACGTCGAACCGTTGATCGAGTGGCCCGCTTTCGAGAAGCTCCGCGACAACCTTCGGGAGGTTGCAACCCTCCTTCGCCGAACCGTACTCGAGGGCCGACCGATTCGAGTTCGTCATCACGCTGATGGCGACGGCATGTGTGCGGCCGTTCCCGTCCAACTCGCCCTCGAGAACTTCATCGCCGAGGTTCACCAGGACGCCGATGCGTCAGAACACCTGATCAAGCGCCTGCCCGCGAAAGCGCCGTTCTACGAGATGGAAGATGCGACGCGAGACCTCAATTTCGCGCTCGAGGACCGATCACGCCACGGCCAGCAACTGCCGCTTTTGTTGATGCTCGACAACGGGTCGACTGCCGAGGACGTTCCGGCCTACGAGACGCTCTCACACTACGACATCCCTATCGTCGCCATCGATCATCACCATCCCGACCCCGAGGCAGTCGGTGACTTGCTGGACGCGCACGTCAATCCGTACCTCCACGACGAGGATTACCGAATTACGACGGGGATGCTCTGTGTCGAACTCGCCCGAATGATCGATCCGGGCCTCACAGACGACCTCCGACACATCCCGGCCGTCGCCGGCGTTTCGGATCGCTCGAAAGCCGACGCAATGGGCCAGTATCTCGAGTTGGCCGCCGAAAACGACTACGACGAAACCCGTCTCCGAGACGTCAGCGAAGCGCTCGATTACGCCGCTTTCTGGCTGCGTTACAACTCGGGCGATCACCTGATACAGGACATTCTCGAACTCTCGGACGCCGACGAAACGCGCCACCGGAAACTCGTTTCGCTCCTCGCCGAGCGCTCCCGGCGCGATGTCGACAGGCAACTCGGCGACGCGATGGACCACGTCGAACACGAACGGCTCGAGAGCGGGGCACACCTCTATCGGATCGACGTCGAACACTACGCCCACCGGTTCACCTATCCCGCACCCGGCAAGACGACGGGCGAAATTCACGACCGCAAGATCACCGAGACGGGCGACCCCGTCATCACCATCGGCTACGGCCCGGACTTCGCCGTCCTCCGGAGTGACGGTGTCCGACTCGACATTCCGCGCATGGTGTCAGAACTCGAGGATGAGCTGCCCGGTGCCGGCGTCTCCGGTGGTGGCCACCTCGTCGTCGGCTCGATCAAGTTCCTCGCGGGCAAACGTGAGGCAGTCATCGACGCACTGGTCGAGAAGATGGCCGCAGCAGATCTGGATGAAGCGCTCTCGAGTGCGGCCCCACTCGAGAACTAAAATAGATTCGTTCGTCCGCAATTTCCTCCTCCCGCGTCGAGTCGAACCGCAGGTGATTCCACCCGAGAACCCCAGCGCCGACGACGCCGGCACCGACAGCGACGAGTAACTCTATCGGGAACGGAAACACGGCTTCGTCTTCTCCACCCGTCCAGTCGGCGTCGAACACGCCCTCGTAGTAGGCACCGACGTTCTCGCCGTGGAGTGCCAGCACGACCTCGCGGTTGTTCCGTAGCGAGTTATCGTTCCAGTTGAGACTGCCCACGATGGCCGTCTCGCCGTCGATGACGATTCCTTTGGCGTGGATTTTCTCGTATCGATCACTCGACCCGACCAGTTTCGCCTCGAGCGGGAGGTCGTCGTCCGCGGCAGCCGTCTCGAGGGTCGCGATGACGGCTTGGTTCCCGTCCTCGTGGTACCAGCTATCGTCGAGCAGAATCCGAACCTCGACACCGCGTTCGGCGGCTTCGATTGCGGCCTCGAGCAACGCGAAATCGTCGTCGCCGATACTGGCCTGTTTGATGGAGAGAGTGTCCGACGCTCCGTCGATGAGTTCGAGGAGTCGCGGTTCGGCGCTTTCGGGAGCGAGTAGCAACTCGACCTGCTCGGGATGGAGGTGTTCGGGTTCGTGTTCCATCGAAAACGTGTCGGAGGCACCTTCTTCGTCGACGAAGGAGGCGGTTTTTCGATGGTCGTTCCAGGTCGACGTATCCCACCCCCTCGTATCGGCTCGAAAGACCGACTCGAGCGACGCGGCCAGTTCCGGGTCCTCGACGACGACGCCCCATCCACGACTCGAGGCGCCTCCCAACCCCGACGGTTTCCAGTTTTCGGAGGTCACGAGTACGCTATCGTCGAGGATGGCGTATTTCGGGTGGTGGAACCGGTATCGACTGCCGGGGCCGCCGATGACGGTGACGGTAGCTCCCTGCATTTCGAGACTCGAGAACAATGAATCGGTCGCCGCTGGCGTCCCACCCACTGGTCCTGCCTCCACGAGTAATTCGACAGTGACGCCGCGGTCGATGGCATCCTCGAGGGCTTCGGCAGTCGCTTTCGAGGTGAACGTGTAGCCACCGAGCAGGATACGTTCCTCTGCGGCCTCGACGCGATCGAGCGGGACCTCGGGACTATCCGGGAGCACGAACGCCGTCGCTGCGTTCGGCTCGGACGCAACCGGCGGGAAGCAACTGCGCTCGCGAGGCCACCAGCGACCGTGTGCGACCCTGTCACTCTCGTTCGAGACGTGTTCGTATCCCGGTGTCGGCTCACGGTACCAGACTCGAGCCGTCTTGGCGCGATCGTACCGAACGGTGTCGAGTGTCGTCCCGTTTCGCTGGAGCGTAAGTTGGTCGCCATCTGCCGCCAGCCGGAGGTGTCCCTCGAGTGCGACGCTCTCGAGGGCCGTCATCTCGTCGGTTACGTGCGGATCCATCGTCACCGCGACCGGACCCGAGATCGTTTCGTTCGGGAACCGAGCCGTAGTGTGACCATCGGTGATTGTCAGATTCCCGAGGCGGGTGCCGACTGGCGCGTCGAGGACGAAATACTCGCCGACGTTCCCTTCCGTGGTTGGATTCGGATAGGCTGCGAGTATCGTCGGGTGAGCCGGTGTCTCGAGCGACCGGTCTGCATACGGTGGTCGTGCAGGGATGTGGCCGTCTGACCAGCTTTCTTCAACCTGGATCGGACACTGGTGTTCCGTAGATGCCGTTGGGCCAACGTTTCCGTACGCCATTTCGAGGCCCTGACTCGAGCGCGCATCGTCGCCGCCTGCGGGACCAGCGAGGGAACCGGTGACGGCGACCGCCGTTCCGAGGGCGATAGCGAGGACTCCGAAGGCGACGACGAGGCTCGCGACGGTTAGCCCGGGACGCATTGCTGTCGCTGGCCGCTCGTTCGTATATAAAGATCACCGCGCTAATGAGCGTGTTAGGGGGCGAATCGAAGTGTTGTAAACGGTTGGAAAGAACGGAATCCTGAGGTCGAGTTCAGGCGGCCGGCTCGAGCGCTGGCGCGGCCTTTTCAGCTTCGGCCTGAACGAGGTAGGCGCGGTCGTCCGTGTACTCGGCGACGGCCTCGAGGGCGGCTTCGGTGGCGATCTGGTTGAGTGCCCAGGCGGCCGATGCGCGGGCGGTATCGTCGTCGTCTTCCGCAAGGACGTCTGCCAGGGGGTCGATCGCACGCGTGTCGCCAATTAGTCCGAGTGCGCGGGCGGCACCGCTGCGAATTTCGGCGTTTTCGGCGACGAGCTGGTCGGCAATCGGTTGGACGGCGGCTTCGGCACCGATCTGACCGAGGGCTTTGAACGTCACCTTCTGGAGCAGTGGATTCGAGTCGTTGTCGACGTAGTCGACGAGCGTCTCGACGACTTCCTCGTCTTCGACGCCGGTCTTGCCGAGAATCCGGATCGCATCCTGGTCGCGACGGCCCGCTCGCTGGAGCATCGGTTCGATTGCATCCTCGTGGCCCATTCGCTCGAGTGTCTCGAGGGCGTGTTCTTCCATGAAATCGGAGTCGAACGTTTCGAGGGCGAGCAAGACCATGTCGATGTTTCCGCGCTTCTCGTGAACTTTTAGCGCGTGCCACTCCGGTGGATAGTCCTTGACGTGGTCGAGGACATCGTAGTAGCCCTGGGCCTGTAGCTGCTGTCGGACCGAGAGGTCGTCCCAGGTCTGGGCATCTTCGACGCCGTTCTGGAGCGTTTCGGTCGCTTCGAGCAGCGATTCGATGGTGTCTCCGTCCTCGTCCGGGTCCAGATCGGCGTCGTGGATAGCCTCGCCGGTCGCTTCGAGTGTTGCGAGCAGTTTCTCGGTGAGCTCGTCGTCGTCGGCGAGCGTCAATGAGGTGCCCAGAATCTCGTTGATGTCTTCGAGGGCGGCTTCGACGACGCTTCGCAGGGACGATTCGCCCTGTTCGGTCCAGGTCTCCTCAGCGATTTCGTCGCTTACCTCCTCGATATCCTCGAGGACGTCGTCGGCGTAGGGGCCACGGGCCTCGTCGAGTTCGTCGGCGAGATCGCCGAGTTCGTCTTCGAGTTCCTCGGCCTCCTCGTCGTCTTCGTCGTCTTCGAGTGTTTCCTCGACGTCCGATTCGAGATCCTCGAGGGCCGCCTCGACCTCGTCGAGGTCAGATTCGGTTTCGGCGTCCTCGAGGGCTGCTTCGACGGCCTCGAGCCGTTCACGGAGTGACTCGACGGTAAGTTCGTCGCCGCCGGTCTCGTCGTCGCTCATCGGCTCACCCGGCGATCGATCGCCGCTTGGTGACGCAGTCCCGTCTTCATACGAATCTGTCGTGCCAGGATGCTCCTAAGCGTTTCCATTGTCGATGCTCCACGAGCGAGTCGGTCGAAAACCGGATCGGGGTCCGTCACTCGGTCGGGTCTTCGCCCCTTACCGCCCGATCATCAGGGGACGGCGTGGCGTCCGGCCGCCAGTAAAACCACGGGCTCAATGCCATGTAGGCGATGCCGAGCGTGAGAAGCGCGTACGGGAAGGTTCTTCCGGCAAAATTGGGAACGAGAATCGCTAGCGCGTGGATGATCCCCATAATCAGAGCGTCTCGAGTCAGTAAATCGGGATACTGGATTGGGGAGACCATCAGATAACAGAACGCTCCGGTTATGGCGAGAATAAGCCAGGGGTCATCGACTGGCGCACCGGCGAGGATCGCCGCACCCATGATCGTCGCGGCGAGCGTCGTCTGAATTCCTTCGGTGTAGTGGTCTGCGGTGTCGTAGGCCGTATAGAGGCCGAGGCGAGCGACGGCCATCGCGACGAACAGGGCACAGATGGCGGTGACGAGACCTAACTCGAGGGTGACGGTTTCCAAATCGACGCCAAGCCCGTCGCTGATGACGACGAAGGCGAGCACTGCCGGGGCGATAGCAAAGGAAGCGACGTCGGCAAGCGAGTCGAGGTAGGGTCCGGCCTCGGTGCCACCGTAGTGGCGGGCGACGATGCCATCGAGGCCGTCAGCGATCGCTGCGAGTAAAATGAGTCGCGCGGCGAGTTCGATATCGACGAACGCGACGACGACGGCGACGAACCCGAGAGCAGCGTTGGCAATCGTCACTGCGTCGGCGAGACCGAGTCGGCCGACGAAACGCGGCAGCATACCTCCGGTTTCGATGCGGCGCGGTCTTACGTGTTTCCTTTGCCGTGAGTTCACTGTCGGGACACATTACAGTAGACGACGTTCTCCCGCTCTCGAGCGAACATATTCGCTCGGAAATCGGGGGTCGTATCGCTCGGGAAACCGGGGCCGTTATGGTGTCGCTATCCTAATCTCGAATATGAACCGACGCGTCTATCTGGCCGCCGTCGGCAGCGCCACGCTGACCGGACTCGCCGGTTGTACGGCTCTTGGTGACATCGGCGAGCAGGTCTTCGAGCCCAGCGAGTACGACATCGGGATGAGCCGTAACGAGTTCCTTCCTGACGAATACGAGGCGACGGTCGGGGAGACGGTCGTCTGGAAAAACACCAGCGAGGCCGATCACACTATCACTGCCGTCGAACGGAGCCTCCCGGAGGGTGCGTCGTACTTTTCGACTGGCGATTATCCGGATCAGGAAACGGCCACCGAGGCCTGGCACAACCATCGCGGCGGGCGACTCGGAACCCGAGAAACGTTCGAACACACCTTCGAAGTGCCGGGGACGTACCGATACATCTGCGAACCACACGTCAGAGGCGGCATGGTCGGGACGGTTATCGTCACCGAATAGCTCTCGACCGGGTCCCGTTTTTGCGCTATTCTTCCTCGAGCACGTCACGCATTCGATCGCTGAAATCCCAGCCGTAGACCGTTTGTGGCTCGACTGTGATGACGACCTCCTCGCGAGATTCGTCGAGTAGCGTGTCGGCCAGTTGTGAATCCGTGCCGCCGAGATACCGCTCGAGGAGTGCGCGCAGGACGGATTTTTCGGGGTCCGGGCTGATGGAGGCGGTTCCGGCACCGCGGACGCCGATGTACGGCGGTTGGTTACTCGAGATTTCGAATGCGACGGTGGGGTCACCCTCGAGGTACTCGACGACGTTGGCGTCAGCAGCGGTCGCACACTCCAGAGCCCCGTCCCGATAACGATACCACAGTGAGAGCATCCAGAGCCCGCCACTCGGGGTGTGACAGGCGAGCCGAACGGGGACTGTCGTCGACGAAAGGTAGTCGTCGATTTCCTCTCGAGTCAGTGAGCCACGGATGCGCATACGCATTCTGTCGCGAGTCGAGAATAAAAAGGCGCTGCCAAACAGCCAGTCGGGCAGTGTTCGGACGCAACAGGACCTTTTGTGTGGTCCTGATAACCGGTCTTGCGAGGAAGCCGGTTACAGCAATCGAATGGGAAACGATCAGAACGTCGGTGTGGGAACCACGGCGAACACCCAGAACAAGTAGTAAAGCGAGACGGCGAGGACAATAGCTCCGGTTCCTCGATTGATGACCGTCGCGTGTCTGGTGAGAACGGTGACGATGCGACGCCCGGCCGTTTCGGACAGGAGCGCGAACGCGAGCAGCGGTGCTCCCATCCCGAGACCGAACGCCAGGAAGCCGAGCATGCCGTGCGCCCAGGTGTCAAAGAGGATGGGGACGCGGGTGAAAAAGAGGGCGATAAGCGCCGGATTACACGGAAGGACGATCGCCCCGAAGAAAAAGCCGTAACCGAAGGCGGTTAGCGAGGGGTAGCGCGTCTGTGGTGGCTCGAGGGTCGGAATTCGGTTGAATAGTTTCAGGTCGGCGAGCAGGACGATACCGATTACGCCGAGAATGGCGAAGGCGACAGGCGAGACCGTTTCGATCACTCGAGTCAGGGACGTCTCGAGGACGGTGGTGAATACGAAGCCAACGAGT comes from the Natronosalvus amylolyticus genome and includes:
- a CDS encoding cytochrome c biogenesis protein CcdA, which produces MTLAARLFELFVIGVGTPLTTVCVLPLYPAFISYLASAEGRDGRPLSPAVLGVLVVGGVLACMALVGFVFTTVLETSLTRVIETVSPVAFAILGVIGIVLLADLKLFNRIPTLEPPQTRYPSLTAFGYGFFFGAIVLPCNPALIALFFTRVPILFDTWAHGMLGFLAFGLGMGAPLLAFALLSETAGRRIVTVLTRHATVINRGTGAIVLAVSLYYLFWVFAVVPTPTF
- a CDS encoding cupredoxin domain-containing protein, which produces MNRRVYLAAVGSATLTGLAGCTALGDIGEQVFEPSEYDIGMSRNEFLPDEYEATVGETVVWKNTSEADHTITAVERSLPEGASYFSTGDYPDQETATEAWHNHRGGRLGTRETFEHTFEVPGTYRYICEPHVRGGMVGTVIVTE
- a CDS encoding phospholipase D-like domain-containing protein, coding for MRPGLTVASLVVAFGVLAIALGTAVAVTGSLAGPAGGDDARSSQGLEMAYGNVGPTASTEHQCPIQVEESWSDGHIPARPPYADRSLETPAHPTILAAYPNPTTEGNVGEYFVLDAPVGTRLGNLTITDGHTTARFPNETISGPVAVTMDPHVTDEMTALESVALEGHLRLAADGDQLTLQRNGTTLDTVRYDRAKTARVWYREPTPGYEHVSNESDRVAHGRWWPRERSCFPPVASEPNAATAFVLPDSPEVPLDRVEAAEERILLGGYTFTSKATAEALEDAIDRGVTVELLVEAGPVGGTPAATDSLFSSLEMQGATVTVIGGPGSRYRFHHPKYAILDDSVLVTSENWKPSGLGGASSRGWGVVVEDPELAASLESVFRADTRGWDTSTWNDHRKTASFVDEEGASDTFSMEHEPEHLHPEQVELLLAPESAEPRLLELIDGASDTLSIKQASIGDDDFALLEAAIEAAERGVEVRILLDDSWYHEDGNQAVIATLETAAADDDLPLEAKLVGSSDRYEKIHAKGIVIDGETAIVGSLNWNDNSLRNNREVVLALHGENVGAYYEGVFDADWTGGEDEAVFPFPIELLVAVGAGVVGAGVLGWNHLRFDSTREEEIADERIYFSSRVGPHSRALHPDLLRPSSRPVRR
- a CDS encoding Mov34/MPN/PAD-1 family protein; amino-acid sequence: MGLLDALFRSSEILGIAEETLEFALESSEATHPNEYMGFLRGTEATQLGLDRDGLVITDILIVPGTEANSVSATVKTSSIPNDVKALGSVHSHPNGVIRPSQADLETFGRGSVHIIIGAPYRRSDWKAFDSQGRQTRLDVIDVALPDSEEFFDFTQADIDEELRG
- a CDS encoding protein sorting system archaetidylserine synthase (This PssA-like phosphatidyltransferase, along with a PssD-like decarboxylase, is required in Haloarchaea for the archaeosortase ArtA to replace the PGF-CTERM sorting signal with a C-terminal lipid anchor.), coding for MLPRFVGRLGLADAVTIANAALGFVAVVVAFVDIELAARLILLAAIADGLDGIVARHYGGTEAGPYLDSLADVASFAIAPAVLAFVVISDGLGVDLETVTLELGLVTAICALFVAMAVARLGLYTAYDTADHYTEGIQTTLAATIMGAAILAGAPVDDPWLILAITGAFCYLMVSPIQYPDLLTRDALIMGIIHALAILVPNFAGRTFPYALLTLGIAYMALSPWFYWRPDATPSPDDRAVRGEDPTE
- a CDS encoding DHH family phosphoesterase, producing the protein MTRDSAGCSGEDGDVSVVYDLAADCTASDVEPDTPYLAEINGIVEYGVFVDLSDTVSGLVHESVLEGTFRVGQELVVELEEVRDNGDMAFQPVDIDLEDDEYTLEPVDHEYPLTGTDRLEANVGEQIHLEGEIVQVKQTGGPTIFHIADEDGVVPCAAFEEAGVRAYPSLAVGDVVRVTGTPENREGSVQIEVDGLSTLEGDDARDARDRLEAALEERAQPHDVEPLIEWPAFEKLRDNLREVATLLRRTVLEGRPIRVRHHADGDGMCAAVPVQLALENFIAEVHQDADASEHLIKRLPAKAPFYEMEDATRDLNFALEDRSRHGQQLPLLLMLDNGSTAEDVPAYETLSHYDIPIVAIDHHHPDPEAVGDLLDAHVNPYLHDEDYRITTGMLCVELARMIDPGLTDDLRHIPAVAGVSDRSKADAMGQYLELAAENDYDETRLRDVSEALDYAAFWLRYNSGDHLIQDILELSDADETRHRKLVSLLAERSRRDVDRQLGDAMDHVEHERLESGAHLYRIDVEHYAHRFTYPAPGKTTGEIHDRKITETGDPVITIGYGPDFAVLRSDGVRLDIPRMVSELEDELPGAGVSGGGHLVVGSIKFLAGKREAVIDALVEKMAAADLDEALSSAAPLEN
- a CDS encoding pyridoxamine 5'-phosphate oxidase family protein, producing MRIRGSLTREEIDDYLSSTTVPVRLACHTPSGGLWMLSLWYRYRDGALECATAADANVVEYLEGDPTVAFEISSNQPPYIGVRGAGTASISPDPEKSVLRALLERYLGGTDSQLADTLLDESREEVVITVEPQTVYGWDFSDRMRDVLEEE
- a CDS encoding HEAT repeat domain-containing protein; the protein is MSDDETGGDELTVESLRERLEAVEAALEDAETESDLDEVEAALEDLESDVEETLEDDEDDEEAEELEDELGDLADELDEARGPYADDVLEDIEEVSDEIAEETWTEQGESSLRSVVEAALEDINEILGTSLTLADDDELTEKLLATLEATGEAIHDADLDPDEDGDTIESLLEATETLQNGVEDAQTWDDLSVRQQLQAQGYYDVLDHVKDYPPEWHALKVHEKRGNIDMVLLALETFDSDFMEEHALETLERMGHEDAIEPMLQRAGRRDQDAIRILGKTGVEDEEVVETLVDYVDNDSNPLLQKVTFKALGQIGAEAAVQPIADQLVAENAEIRSGAARALGLIGDTRAIDPLADVLAEDDDDTARASAAWALNQIATEAALEAVAEYTDDRAYLVQAEAEKAAPALEPAA